In Halorientalis sp. LT38, a genomic segment contains:
- a CDS encoding CbtB domain-containing protein: MATANTVHGRIESARPELTTPRVALGLALVAILGFTLLFVQEPLVHDSLHNARHAAGIVCH, from the coding sequence ATGGCGACAGCGAACACCGTTCACGGACGTATCGAATCGGCGCGGCCGGAACTGACGACGCCGCGGGTCGCGCTCGGCCTCGCACTGGTGGCGATTCTCGGGTTCACGCTCCTGTTCGTCCAGGAGCCGCTGGTCCACGACTCGCTGCACAACGCCAGGCACGCCGCCGGCATCGTCTGTCACTGA
- a CDS encoding ferredoxin, whose protein sequence is MAYTVTLDREACDGIFACLVRDDRFVEAEDGLAGIESTDGETDRRPGDADGDDRLTVTFEDELIEDAREAATACPVDAIEVSSADGGKA, encoded by the coding sequence ATGGCCTACACAGTCACCCTCGACCGCGAGGCCTGCGACGGGATCTTCGCCTGCCTCGTCCGGGACGACCGGTTCGTCGAGGCCGAGGACGGCCTCGCCGGGATCGAGTCCACGGACGGAGAGACGGACCGCCGGCCCGGCGATGCGGACGGTGACGACCGCCTCACCGTCACCTTCGAGGACGAACTGATCGAGGACGCCAGAGAGGCCGCCACAGCGTGCCCGGTCGACGCCATCGAGGTCTCGTCCGCCGACGGAGGGAAAGCGTGA
- a CDS encoding cobalamin biosynthesis protein has translation MSVETGVPRDLLASHPETAYFWGRVVGDGDLGEDSVTVRATDETAARRLAAIAGAEQVDKRIREREYAHDTSITRTEEAYTVQVFGDLSTRAAAAFGLPRDGQPGGYRLDSVADHDRQLLRGLLEGCGTICFKSSAGTVGLSFVADDRRLLERIQGLLDGLDVDAPYDELSETASGGYWFGVEDAAVPTVGPRLYDGCEETGLFAPSRRRKLRRSLQQAENVEP, from the coding sequence GTGAGCGTCGAAACCGGCGTCCCCAGAGACCTGCTGGCGAGCCACCCGGAGACGGCGTACTTCTGGGGCCGGGTCGTCGGCGACGGCGACCTCGGCGAGGACTCGGTGACCGTCCGCGCCACCGACGAGACGGCGGCCCGCCGGCTCGCGGCCATCGCCGGGGCCGAGCAGGTCGACAAGCGCATCCGCGAGCGCGAGTACGCCCACGACACGTCGATCACCAGGACCGAGGAGGCGTACACGGTCCAGGTGTTCGGCGACCTCTCGACGCGCGCCGCGGCCGCGTTCGGCCTCCCGCGGGACGGGCAGCCGGGCGGCTACCGGCTGGACTCCGTCGCCGACCACGACCGCCAGCTACTCCGCGGCCTGCTGGAGGGTTGCGGGACGATCTGTTTCAAGAGTTCAGCGGGGACGGTCGGCCTCTCCTTCGTCGCCGACGATCGGCGGCTGCTCGAACGGATCCAGGGACTGCTCGACGGCCTCGACGTGGACGCCCCCTACGACGAGTTATCCGAGACCGCCTCGGGCGGCTACTGGTTCGGCGTCGAGGACGCGGCCGTCCCGACCGTCGGCCCGCGGCTCTACGATGGCTGCGAGGAGACGGGCCTGTTCGCGCCGTCGCGGCGGCGAAAGCTCCGGCGGAGTCTCCAGCAGGCCGAGAACGTCGAGCCATGA
- the cobJ gene encoding precorrin-3B C(17)-methyltransferase — translation MSTDDTTTNDASTDTESKCGGATTSTEETTSESKCGASTDSSSSSSSECGASSDEEEVGATVDDFDADPGQLIAVGLGPGQPEGMTDRAKTALADAEHIVGYTTYVDLLPDEITEAAEDIYDTPMCGEVSRTEEAIDRALAGNDVAIIGSGDPNVYALAGLALEIVESKGATASMLDFDVVPGVPAAQSCAARVGAPLVNDTVSISLSDHLTDMPTIESRLHATAKEGFTIAIYNPWSRKRRENFQKCCEILLEHRDPDTPVGVVHAAGREDEEVEIVELGELPDLGETDLIDMTTTILVGNSETYVWDDRMVTPRGYETKYDY, via the coding sequence ATGAGCACCGACGATACCACTACCAACGACGCGAGTACAGACACGGAATCGAAGTGCGGCGGTGCAACGACCAGCACCGAGGAGACCACGAGTGAGTCGAAGTGCGGCGCATCCACGGACTCGTCGAGTTCGTCGTCCAGCGAGTGCGGTGCGAGTTCCGACGAGGAGGAGGTCGGCGCGACCGTCGACGACTTCGACGCCGACCCCGGCCAGTTGATCGCCGTCGGTCTCGGTCCCGGTCAGCCCGAGGGCATGACCGACCGGGCGAAGACCGCGCTGGCCGACGCCGAGCACATCGTCGGCTACACGACCTACGTCGACCTGCTGCCCGACGAGATCACCGAGGCGGCCGAGGACATCTACGACACGCCGATGTGCGGCGAGGTCTCGCGCACGGAGGAGGCCATCGACCGTGCGCTGGCCGGCAACGACGTCGCGATCATCGGGAGCGGCGACCCGAACGTCTACGCGCTGGCCGGCCTCGCCCTGGAGATCGTCGAGTCCAAGGGCGCGACCGCGTCGATGCTCGACTTCGACGTGGTCCCGGGCGTCCCGGCGGCCCAGTCCTGTGCCGCACGCGTCGGCGCACCGCTGGTGAACGACACCGTCTCGATCTCGCTGTCGGATCACCTGACGGACATGCCGACCATCGAGTCACGGCTCCACGCGACGGCGAAGGAGGGCTTCACCATCGCCATCTACAACCCCTGGAGTCGCAAGCGCAGAGAGAACTTCCAGAAGTGCTGTGAGATCCTGCTGGAACACCGCGACCCGGACACGCCGGTGGGCGTCGTCCACGCCGCCGGGCGCGAGGACGAGGAAGTCGAGATCGTCGAACTGGGCGAGCTTCCCGACCTCGGCGAGACGGACCTGATCGACATGACGACCACGATCCTCGTGGGCAATTCGGAGACCTACGTCTGGGACGACCGGATGGTGACCCCGCGGGGCTACGAGACCAAGTACGACTACTGA
- a CDS encoding CbtA family protein, protein MLQPYLVRGLKAGLVAGVAFGLFVAILANPMIAAAEGLAGEHGYHGEDGHAGDDQGGHHDAGGAQAGESGLLSALSPPLLSVLGGVFWALLLGVVTFGLAFYFLEPAIPGTGAGKSAVAGATGFVTVSGAPWLVFPPQPPGVEAALSIDARMGLYAGLMLAGLCACLLAGYWYDRLRDRGRGRAIAGAAVPFTLLVGLTFVLPANPGTGALPAAFVAAFRAQVLFGQVVLWTLLAGTHAWLSRRASGPAADRPAETVRRDAPSAAD, encoded by the coding sequence ATGCTACAACCCTACCTGGTGCGCGGACTGAAGGCCGGCCTCGTCGCCGGCGTGGCGTTCGGCCTGTTCGTCGCGATCCTGGCGAACCCGATGATCGCCGCGGCGGAGGGACTTGCCGGCGAACACGGCTACCACGGCGAGGACGGCCACGCCGGCGACGATCAGGGTGGCCACCACGACGCAGGGGGGGCCCAGGCCGGCGAGTCCGGCCTGCTCTCGGCGCTGTCTCCGCCGCTGCTCAGCGTGCTCGGCGGCGTCTTCTGGGCGCTGTTGCTCGGCGTCGTGACCTTCGGCCTGGCCTTCTACTTCCTCGAGCCGGCGATTCCGGGGACGGGGGCCGGAAAGAGCGCGGTCGCCGGGGCCACCGGGTTCGTCACGGTTTCTGGCGCCCCCTGGCTCGTCTTCCCCCCGCAACCCCCGGGCGTCGAAGCGGCGCTGTCCATCGACGCCCGAATGGGTCTCTACGCAGGCCTGATGCTGGCTGGCCTGTGCGCCTGCCTGCTGGCCGGGTACTGGTACGACCGACTCCGTGACCGGGGACGGGGGCGCGCGATCGCAGGCGCGGCGGTGCCGTTCACGCTCCTGGTCGGTCTCACGTTCGTCCTGCCCGCGAATCCGGGAACGGGGGCGCTCCCGGCTGCATTCGTCGCCGCGTTCCGAGCCCAGGTCCTGTTCGGCCAGGTCGTGCTCTGGACGCTGCTGGCCGGCACCCACGCGTGGCTGTCGCGTCGCGCGTCCGGGCCCGCAGCCGACCGACCCGCCGAGACGGTGCGGCGGGACGCCCCCTCGGCCGCCGACTGA
- a CDS encoding PQQ-binding-like beta-propeller repeat protein, with protein sequence MSSLGRRNRSLGDVEPAGSRHLGRRSAVALTDDTVLAGTADGRLRAFDRDLHSLWTTETGDGRVVSIDTFDGKNTKENIAFDGKIVAGERGPAGAVRCHDLATGDLVWRYETADDLGEPQEETRFLLPFVADVVAGDDRMYVAARRYERGDDGRRFHSAVYAFRPDGGVDWRYRADASPISLAVREDRVAVAYNRCPGDHQCGLVVLDAETGDERVTWDPGTDGQRRVGDVSLLAEGMAVASHGDYCGYLLDADGGQRARVPLATPESVDGDRVYAYPNHVHATAAGAVFVTGNTYPEEGRETDARHPMEHTGVGVSLGGERNWTHPVDGFATGIGTHGDRIAVASAQHFRDRDAESHGLSVFDVVDGPIGGLDAEGVVTAAALDGDAAVAIEEPVAYHDEGEERGAYRLLFDALA encoded by the coding sequence ATGAGTAGCCTCGGTCGGCGAAACCGGTCGCTCGGAGACGTCGAGCCCGCGGGGTCCCGGCACCTCGGCCGCCGGTCGGCCGTGGCGCTCACCGACGATACAGTTCTCGCGGGCACCGCGGACGGGCGGCTCCGGGCGTTCGATCGGGACCTGCACTCCCTGTGGACGACCGAGACGGGCGACGGGCGCGTCGTGTCGATTGATACCTTCGACGGCAAAAATACTAAAGAAAATATTGCCTTCGACGGAAAAATTGTTGCGGGGGAACGCGGTCCGGCTGGTGCCGTTCGCTGTCACGATCTTGCGACGGGCGATCTGGTCTGGCGCTACGAGACGGCAGATGATCTGGGTGAGCCACAGGAAGAAACCCGGTTTCTGCTCCCCTTCGTCGCAGACGTCGTCGCCGGCGACGACCGGATGTACGTCGCGGCGCGGCGCTACGAGCGTGGAGACGACGGCCGCCGGTTCCACAGCGCGGTCTACGCCTTCCGCCCCGACGGCGGCGTCGACTGGCGCTACCGGGCGGACGCGTCACCGATCAGCCTCGCCGTCCGCGAGGACCGGGTTGCGGTGGCCTACAACCGCTGTCCCGGCGATCACCAGTGCGGGCTCGTGGTGCTAGACGCCGAGACTGGAGACGAACGGGTGACGTGGGACCCCGGGACGGACGGCCAGCGGCGGGTCGGCGACGTCTCGCTGCTCGCCGAGGGGATGGCGGTCGCCAGTCACGGCGATTACTGTGGCTACCTGCTCGACGCCGACGGCGGCCAGCGCGCACGCGTCCCGCTGGCGACGCCCGAGTCCGTCGACGGCGACCGCGTCTACGCCTACCCGAATCACGTCCACGCGACGGCGGCAGGAGCGGTCTTCGTGACCGGGAACACCTACCCCGAGGAGGGCCGCGAGACCGACGCCCGCCACCCGATGGAACACACCGGGGTCGGGGTTTCCCTCGGCGGCGAGCGGAACTGGACCCACCCGGTCGACGGCTTCGCCACTGGAATCGGCACTCACGGCGACCGGATCGCCGTCGCGAGCGCACAGCACTTCCGGGACCGCGACGCGGAGAGCCACGGTCTGTCGGTCTTCGACGTCGTCGACGGACCGATCGGCGGTCTCGACGCCGAGGGGGTCGTCACCGCGGCAGCGCTGGACGGGGACGCCGCGGTCGCCATCGAAGAACCGGTCGCGTACCACGACGAGGGCGAGGAGCGCGGCGCGTATCGGCTTCTCTTCGACGCGCTCGCCTGA
- a CDS encoding DUF3209 family protein yields MSCDELEALRLGVMTALGIGDESTREHAEQELEGSLDGPIEALANAETLPEIERHLDAALVDLEEEVAAMDPGDPEYDYTRGRLVAVRDAERAIHRLTGQAESVLDGFGEAHHHLHEVFPADE; encoded by the coding sequence ATGAGCTGTGACGAACTCGAAGCCCTGCGACTGGGCGTGATGACGGCACTCGGCATCGGCGACGAAAGCACGCGCGAACACGCGGAACAAGAACTCGAGGGGAGCCTCGACGGCCCCATCGAGGCGCTGGCGAACGCGGAGACCTTGCCGGAGATCGAACGGCACCTCGACGCCGCGCTGGTGGACCTCGAAGAGGAGGTGGCCGCGATGGACCCCGGCGATCCGGAGTACGACTACACCCGCGGACGGCTGGTTGCCGTGCGGGACGCGGAACGGGCGATCCACCGCCTGACCGGACAGGCCGAATCGGTCCTCGACGGGTTCGGCGAGGCCCACCACCACCTCCACGAGGTCTTCCCGGCCGATGAGTAG
- a CDS encoding CbiX/SirB N-terminal domain-containing protein, which yields MSRSTTGGDAAGAFDDEAVLLVGHGSRREKSNEQVRELAVALEDRLGVPVDAGFLELAEPAIPDAIAGLAGAVSEVTVVPLSLFAASHVKNDVPLAVQQARSAHDGLTVNNGAHLGIHPAIVDLLDDRATAVEAELGVDRTEDDVVAVVCARGSSDPDANGDVHKLARLLDEGRAFDRVEASFIGVTEPLLEESLHGVAKRRPDAVVVLPYMLGDGVLTQRIRDRTDEFDDEYPYVDAAAGDPLGTDSRLLDVLGDRWQEARTGSVEMSCDTCKYKVELDGYEEDVGGARAMLRALTHQETHADREDVDDDPHVHDAPEKHVAVCTNQTCAEDGAPAVLERLRQAVRDSEECDARVTRSSCLGRCGEGPMVAVYPDGVWYGDADEGDADRIVSSHLDRDRIVSDLVDQTL from the coding sequence ATGAGCCGGAGCACCACGGGCGGCGACGCCGCGGGCGCCTTCGACGACGAGGCGGTTCTGCTGGTCGGCCACGGCTCCCGTCGGGAGAAGTCCAACGAGCAGGTCCGCGAACTGGCCGTCGCTCTCGAAGACCGACTCGGCGTGCCGGTCGATGCCGGCTTCCTGGAACTCGCGGAACCCGCCATCCCCGATGCCATCGCGGGCCTTGCGGGCGCGGTGTCGGAGGTCACCGTCGTCCCCCTCTCGCTGTTCGCCGCGAGCCACGTCAAAAACGACGTGCCGCTCGCCGTCCAGCAGGCCCGGTCGGCCCACGACGGGCTGACGGTCAACAACGGCGCGCACCTGGGGATCCATCCCGCTATCGTCGACCTGCTGGACGACCGGGCCACGGCCGTCGAGGCCGAACTCGGCGTGGACAGGACCGAAGACGACGTGGTCGCGGTGGTCTGTGCCCGGGGATCGAGCGACCCCGACGCGAACGGCGACGTCCACAAACTCGCCCGCCTGCTGGACGAGGGCAGAGCCTTCGACCGCGTCGAGGCCTCGTTCATCGGCGTCACCGAACCGTTGCTGGAGGAGTCGCTGCACGGCGTCGCCAAGCGGCGGCCCGACGCGGTGGTCGTCCTGCCGTACATGCTGGGCGACGGCGTCCTCACCCAGCGGATCCGGGACCGAACCGACGAGTTCGACGACGAATACCCCTACGTCGACGCGGCGGCGGGCGACCCGCTCGGGACCGACTCGCGGCTACTGGACGTGCTGGGCGACCGCTGGCAGGAGGCCCGTACCGGCAGCGTCGAGATGTCCTGTGACACCTGCAAGTACAAGGTCGAACTCGACGGCTACGAGGAAGACGTCGGCGGCGCGCGGGCGATGCTGCGAGCGCTGACTCACCAGGAGACCCACGCCGACCGCGAGGACGTCGACGACGACCCGCACGTCCACGACGCGCCCGAGAAACACGTCGCGGTCTGTACGAACCAGACCTGCGCGGAAGACGGGGCGCCAGCGGTCCTGGAGCGGCTCCGGCAGGCCGTCCGGGACTCCGAGGAGTGTGACGCCCGGGTCACCAGATCATCCTGCCTGGGCCGCTGCGGCGAGGGACCGATGGTCGCCGTCTACCCCGACGGCGTCTGGTACGGCGACGCCGACGAGGGCGACGCCGACCGTATCGTCTCGTCCCACCTCGACCGGGACCGCATCGTTTCGGATCTCGTGGATCAAACACTATGA
- a CDS encoding VWA domain-containing protein, which produces MVDYAHGKKASQARGEGAAFGDIVGQTEFKQALLAVAANDDLDGLLVRGEKGTAKSTAVRALAALLPVQRAVADCPYGCPPGEPQRQCDECRQRDDPPTEIRTVPLVTLPLGATRDRVVGTLSVDDALDGNSEFEPGLLARANRGILYVDEVNLLDDHLVDVLLDASASGINRVERDGVSVSHPAEFTLIGTMNPEEGDLRPQLRDRFALQATVTGCTDVEDRVAIVRQALGDRTVGDERDYRTELRTAREVLPDVTLPEEFLAEIAELCRDAGVDGHRGDIAVARTARTLAALESRATVIESDVRRAAELALPHRLQSRPFDDAPDPEDVIDDHFEDGEPDGDGTDGESETGDGDGENDAADGDAGGTGGAGGDEETESGANGGDDPEETEADDQAGSGPGDDPEPEETEAEGDRTRGPTATADGSDHGGGEGTESDADRDESGADEADDAETATPLLPGQERAAVGDGAAPDVEIPDAVTGGEGSGSRVRTTPSPNGDGPRIRTEPADSDDGIDAAASVRAASRRGGSRVESRDLRQSVRAGSDSSLVLFVVDASASMRAAMRTAKGTVLELLKDAYRERDEVGFVAVAGDSAEVVLPPTDSVSHAARHLKDLPTGDRTPLPDGLRTARSVVERTDPAASVIVLVSDGRANVADGSPTAATRTAARELASLDATVVVVDAGDGGRAGVLDVVCDATDAERVPLSALSPERVAATVDGN; this is translated from the coding sequence ATGGTTGATTACGCCCACGGCAAAAAAGCTTCGCAGGCGCGGGGCGAGGGGGCCGCGTTCGGCGACATCGTCGGGCAGACGGAGTTCAAGCAGGCTTTACTGGCGGTCGCGGCGAACGACGACCTCGACGGCCTGCTCGTCCGCGGCGAGAAGGGGACGGCCAAGTCCACGGCCGTTCGGGCGCTCGCAGCGTTGCTGCCCGTCCAGCGCGCCGTCGCGGACTGTCCGTACGGCTGTCCCCCAGGGGAGCCCCAGCGCCAGTGCGACGAGTGCCGCCAGCGCGACGATCCGCCGACCGAGATTCGAACTGTGCCGCTCGTGACGCTACCGCTCGGTGCCACGCGAGATCGGGTCGTCGGGACCCTCTCCGTGGACGATGCCCTCGACGGAAACTCCGAGTTCGAGCCCGGCCTCCTGGCCCGGGCCAACCGTGGGATCCTCTACGTTGACGAGGTGAATCTGCTCGACGACCACCTCGTCGACGTCCTGCTCGACGCGTCCGCCAGCGGGATCAACCGCGTCGAGCGGGACGGCGTGAGCGTTTCCCATCCCGCCGAGTTCACGCTGATCGGGACGATGAACCCGGAGGAAGGCGACCTCAGGCCCCAGCTGCGGGACCGCTTCGCCCTCCAGGCCACCGTCACGGGCTGCACCGACGTCGAGGACCGCGTCGCCATCGTGCGGCAGGCGCTCGGCGACCGGACAGTGGGCGACGAACGGGACTACCGGACCGAACTGCGGACGGCGAGGGAGGTGCTGCCCGACGTGACGCTGCCAGAGGAGTTCCTCGCGGAGATCGCCGAGCTGTGCCGGGACGCAGGGGTCGACGGCCACCGCGGCGACATCGCCGTCGCGAGGACCGCCAGAACGCTCGCGGCGCTCGAATCGCGCGCGACGGTGATCGAATCCGACGTCCGCCGGGCCGCCGAACTGGCCCTGCCCCACCGCTTGCAGTCACGGCCCTTCGACGACGCGCCGGACCCTGAAGACGTGATCGACGACCACTTCGAGGACGGGGAGCCAGACGGAGACGGCACCGACGGGGAATCGGAGACGGGCGATGGGGACGGAGAGAACGACGCTGCAGACGGTGACGCTGGCGGGACCGGCGGAGCCGGCGGTGACGAGGAAACCGAGAGTGGCGCCAACGGCGGAGACGACCCAGAGGAAACGGAAGCCGACGACCAGGCGGGATCGGGACCAGGCGACGATCCGGAACCGGAGGAGACCGAGGCGGAAGGAGACAGGACCCGGGGTCCGACGGCCACCGCCGACGGGTCCGATCACGGAGGGGGCGAGGGGACTGAATCGGACGCTGACCGCGATGAATCGGGAGCCGACGAGGCGGACGACGCGGAGACGGCGACGCCCCTGCTCCCGGGCCAGGAGCGGGCCGCTGTCGGCGACGGCGCCGCGCCGGACGTCGAGATACCCGACGCGGTGACCGGTGGCGAGGGGAGCGGGTCGCGCGTTCGGACGACACCGAGCCCGAACGGGGACGGCCCGCGGATCAGGACGGAGCCGGCCGACTCCGACGACGGGATCGACGCGGCGGCGTCGGTCCGGGCAGCGTCGCGACGCGGCGGGTCGCGGGTCGAGTCACGCGACCTCCGGCAGTCGGTCAGGGCGGGCAGTGACTCGTCGCTCGTGCTGTTCGTCGTCGACGCGAGCGCGTCGATGCGCGCGGCCATGCGGACGGCCAAGGGCACGGTGCTGGAACTGCTGAAAGACGCCTACCGAGAGCGCGACGAGGTGGGATTCGTGGCCGTAGCGGGCGATTCGGCCGAGGTGGTCCTCCCGCCGACAGACAGCGTGAGCCACGCCGCACGACACCTCAAGGACCTCCCCACCGGCGACCGGACGCCGCTCCCGGACGGCCTGCGGACGGCCCGGTCGGTCGTCGAGCGGACCGATCCGGCCGCGTCTGTGATCGTGCTGGTCAGCGACGGCCGGGCCAACGTCGCCGACGGGAGTCCGACGGCGGCGACCCGGACGGCGGCGCGGGAGCTGGCGAGCCTCGACGCGACGGTCGTCGTCGTCGACGCGGGCGACGGCGGCCGCGCCGGCGTCCTCGACGTCGTCTGCGATGCCACCGACGCCGAGCGCGTCCCGCTGTCCGCGCTCTCCCCCGAACGCGTCGCGGCGACCGTCGACGGCAACTGA
- a CDS encoding ribonucleotide-diphosphate reductase subunit beta: MSFQDMDAVETGRVDTDSKWFELYQKGIELGTWDAGKLVEQMGVEEDKAVWASLEPEEKEQWARLIAAFVDLEHAVAEDGRRIIEQMGSPYLDESIEKEMYATVFAMTEAKHTQFFDMYINTVMDDVFPDTHLDIRRGGQPLPRTSACGMSKLGERQGAKMALAANGGDPVDIARAATTYHMMVEGIAARGGYFLKNNMMAESPLPLLNKGFQFVSTDEGRHVTHGLELLSELLEKERAGIPEYQGVDEAIWEESLACLPHVIDTAYFVSAAMDDPLGADFDGLIQRGMELWHAQFKETLDLEHYAPNTFSQVAQGAANEADETDYDGRIEHHAATYARKLDLDETDVVTGGVADD, from the coding sequence ATGTCGTTTCAGGACATGGACGCGGTGGAGACCGGCCGTGTGGACACCGACAGCAAGTGGTTCGAGCTCTACCAGAAGGGGATCGAACTCGGGACGTGGGACGCCGGGAAACTCGTCGAGCAGATGGGGGTCGAGGAGGACAAGGCGGTCTGGGCCTCGCTCGAACCCGAGGAGAAAGAGCAGTGGGCGCGCCTGATCGCCGCCTTCGTCGATCTCGAGCACGCCGTCGCCGAGGACGGCCGGCGGATCATCGAGCAGATGGGATCGCCCTATCTCGACGAGTCCATCGAGAAGGAGATGTACGCGACGGTGTTCGCCATGACCGAGGCCAAGCACACGCAGTTTTTCGACATGTACATCAACACCGTCATGGACGACGTGTTCCCGGACACGCACCTCGACATCCGGCGCGGCGGCCAGCCGCTCCCGCGGACCTCCGCCTGCGGGATGTCGAAGCTCGGCGAGCGCCAGGGGGCGAAGATGGCGCTCGCGGCCAACGGCGGCGACCCCGTGGACATCGCCCGCGCCGCGACCACCTACCACATGATGGTCGAAGGCATCGCCGCGAGGGGCGGCTACTTCCTGAAGAACAACATGATGGCCGAGTCGCCGCTGCCGCTTTTGAACAAGGGCTTCCAGTTCGTCAGCACCGACGAGGGTCGTCACGTGACCCACGGACTCGAGTTGCTCTCGGAACTCCTTGAGAAAGAGCGGGCGGGGATTCCGGAGTACCAGGGGGTCGACGAGGCCATCTGGGAGGAGTCACTGGCGTGTCTGCCCCACGTGATCGACACGGCTTACTTCGTCTCGGCGGCGATGGACGACCCCCTCGGCGCGGACTTCGACGGACTCATCCAGCGCGGGATGGAGCTGTGGCACGCCCAGTTCAAGGAGACGCTGGACCTGGAGCACTACGCCCCGAACACCTTCTCGCAGGTGGCGCAGGGGGCCGCGAACGAGGCCGACGAGACCGACTACGACGGCCGGATCGAACACCACGCCGCGACCTACGCGCGGAAACTGGACCTCGACGAGACCGACGTCGTCACCGGAGGTGTCGCCGATGACTGA